The following is a genomic window from Nitrospira sp..
GGACGTCCATTCTCCCCAGACTTCACGTATTGCCAGGTCGGGTCCATTCAGAAAGGCTTGGCCGGCTGAACGATAGAGCGCGCCGTATCGTACGGAGCCTGCCGTGCCGGTAATGCCGAGCCGCAGCATTCGACTGGCTGGGTCGTCTCGGGTATCGCCGACGATCTTGTTCTGCAACCACGTTGCGCCACCCTCACTGTGTGCCATTTCTGCCTCTGTCACCAGCAGACCGTTGAGTATGTTTATCGAAGAAAGAAGTCCACGTGTGCGGGGTTGCTCTGTTTCCGGCGTTAGGTTTTGCAGCCGAGTTGCGGTCACCGTGGGTGGAGGGGCAAAGTATGTCGATGTCAAACTGGTTTGATAGAGCGCAGAGGAGGCAGGTTTGAGATCGGTCTGAGGTGTTGGATCAGAAAACTGCGCACTCCAGGTCGCAAAGATTTGGTCGGACATAGCCCCGTCGCCGGCCCATAGTAATGAGGCGGATAGCAGTAATGGGAGTATGAGGATGAGACTCCAGAAAAGAGGCATATGTATTGGGCATGAGCTAAGAGTTCACTACTAAATGTAGCACTTGAAAAAATATCGTAAACCGCTGAATGAAAAGGCCTGTTGAGGCTATTCCCTCGATGTAGATTGGAGGAGCAATTGGATAGATATTGCGTCTGACAGTCTAACTATTTCAGGTAGTTAGCTGTTATGCGAAGGAATGCCGAATAGGACTAGTTCGAACGGTATTGCATGAGGAGGAGACGCGGAGGTGCTGTTCGGAGCACAGCCGGCAGATGACTCCAGTAGTATCAGGAAAAAGCGTTTATTGCGCCCCCCCTCCTTAGAGAAGCGTTATTTCCCCAGAGGAGGGGTATTAACTCATTCTCTATCTTGATACTCTTCAAAACATTAGAAAACGATTGAATGTAGGTTGTCTCCCACCCTGTGGGTTGGTTACAAAAGAAGGGCGCTCAAATCTCGGTACACGTACTTAATCATTCTGAAATGGTTTAGGAGATTTACCAATGGCGAGTCGAAGGTCATGCTCTAGATCAAAAGGTATTGTCGGTTCTTATGTACGGAGAAGGCAGGCAGCCTGGCTAAGCCTATGCATACTAGTGGCGCTTTCTTCATTCGGAGGTATCTGGGCTAATGCAGAAACAGCTCGCAGCGCCCGTCCAGATCGTGGCGCTACGGTCGGTTCCGGCGGTCACAATATGCAGGGCCGATATAAGGACGGAGAAGTGATCGTCAAATTCCGCAATGGGGCGTCGGGTGCCACCATTGCAGCTGCCGAAGTAAAGACCGGCGCGCATGCGACGAAGTCGTTTGCCGCAGGTTCCCATCGGTTGCATCTCCTCAAGCTGAAAAAGGGGAGCTCGGTCGAAGACGCCATTGCAATGTATCGGCAAGACCCCGCTGTTGAGTATGCCGAACCGAACTACCTCTATGAATTAGCCAGTGTTCCTAATGACACACTGTTCAGCCAGTTATGGGGGCTTCATAATACTGGCCAAACGGTTCGAGGCGTGACGGGTGCGGCCGGCGCCGATATTCATGCCGCGGAGGCCTGGGATATTACCACTGGCAGCCCCAATGTTGTGATTGCAGTTATCGATACAGGGATTGCTTATGACCACCCGGACCTTGCTCCTAACATGTGGACAAATGCCGGTGAAATTCCGAATGACGGCATCGATAACGATGGCAACGGATATGTAGATGACTATCATGGGTACGACTTTGCCAATAACGATGGCGATCCGATGGATGTGGTGCATTTTCCCACCGGTATGCTGGGGCATGGCACAGGTCTGTCGGGCACCATGGCCGCGGCGGGGAATAACAGTCTCGGCGTAACCGGCGTCATGCAGAGAGCGAAGCTCATGGCGCTCAAAGCTGGAAGCGGGGTCGCGTTTGAACATGTAACGGGCGACGGGTTTATTCCTGCCGGCAACTATGCGATCGCAAATGGCGCTCGCATAATCAATGCAAGTTTTGGAAGGGTGGGAGGCGCGTGCAGCCAAGCAGAGTACGATATGTTGAGTGCCGCCAATGCGGCTGGCGTTATGGTTCTGGCTGCCGCAGGGAACAATACTCAGGACAACGATCTGGTGCCATGGTACCCGGCGCAGTACAGCGTGGCGACTTCGTGTGGGCCGGCTCTGCCGAATGTCATTGGAGTGGCTGCGACAAATCAGAACGATGGCCTGTCGTATTTTTCAAATTTTGGCGCGGCGTCTGTCCAAATCGCAGCGCCGGGAACCGATGAAACCTATACGACCTACCCCACGCAGAATGTGGTCAATATCCTGTTACATACGTTCGATTCGAACCCTGCCGGGTTGGGGTATGTCTTTAGCGGGGTCAATAACAGTTGGGCCTTCACCAATGCGCAGTCTGTCAGTCCTCCGAACAGCCTCACGGACAGTCCGGGCGGCAACTATCTGGACAACACCAATTCCTTTGCCACGGGTCCGAGCTTTAGCACGGTTGGCCGACATGGCTGTCTTCTGGTCGGCGATGTGCGCCTGTCTTCCGCAGGCGCTGGGGATGGTATTTTGGTGCAGGCTTCCGGAGATGGAGGCACGACGTGGACCAGGGGGAACAGGTTTACTGCCTCCTCAGGCGGCGCATTCACGAACCGGCCTCTGGAAGAAATCCGCGATAATAATTCATCCGTCCGATTCCGGATGAATTTCTTCTCTGACAATGCAGGCGCTGCGGATGGTGCGTATCTTGATAACCTGCGCGTTGACTGCGTGTCGGGGCCCCCTTCTGGAGTGACGGACTATGGTTATACGGGCGGGACGTCATCGGCTACGGCGCATGTGTCGGGTGTCGTCGGATTGCTCCTTTCTGTCAATCCAGGCCTAACGGTGGCGCAGATCCGTAATGCCATTATCAATACCGGCGATGTGCTTCCGTCACTTGCTGGAAAAACCCTGACGGGTCGTCGGCTTAATGCTCGGGCAGCGCTCGACAGTATCAATGTGTTTGCAGTCACTGTTAATAAGGCAGGCACTGGTTTGGGGACGGTTACATCGACGCCGAACGGGATCAACTGCGGCGCAACCTGCAATCTCCAATTCTCAGGAGGGACTAGTGTGACGCTGACGGCGACAGCTTCTCCGGGATCTGTGTTCTCCGGGTGGAGTGGTGGTGGGTGTGTCGGCGTGAACACCTGTACCTTATCCACTACAGCCGCGGTGACGGCGACCTTTAACACGGCGCCGCCTCCTCAATTCACTGTAACCGTCAATAAGGTCGGCACTGGGAACGGAACGGTTACGTCGGCTCCGGCTGGAATCAATTGCGGCGTCGCGTGTTCTGCTCAATTCTCGGGGGGGACTACTGTCACGCTCACGGCAACTCCGGACGGTGGATCCGTTTTTGCCGGTTGGAGCGGCGGCAGCTGTGCAGGAACAGGAGCCACCTGTGAGCCCACTACAAATGCAACGGTAACGGCAACCTTTAATGTTGCGCCGCCGACACCGTTTACTGTAACGGTCAGCAAAAACGGCACGGGTGCGGGGATAGTCACATCGAGTCCAGCTGGTATCAATTGCGGGGGGACCTGTGACGCCCAGTTCAATCAAGGTACAACCGTGACGCTCACAGCGACTCCGACCGCGGGCTCTGTCTTTGCCAGTTGGAGCGGCGGGTGCACAGGAACAGGCACCTGTCAGGTTACCTCCACGGTAGCAGTGACGGCAACTTTTAACACGATGCCGCCTTCAGGGACGTTTACGGTGACTGCTCTCAAGGCCGGAACCGGATCAGGAACGGTCACATCAAATTCAGCTGGGATCGACTGCGGTGGGACCTGCAGCTTCAATTTTCTTCAAGGTACGACTGTGACTCTCTCTGTGGTCGCGGATGCCGGTTCGACGTTTAGCGGCTGGAGCGGCGGTGGTTGCACAGGATCCGGTACGTGCACTGTGAATACTGCGGCTACTGTGACGGCATCGTTTGACGGTCCCGTTTCAGTGGGTGGAGGGGCTCAGGGTTCTTCTGGTGGGGGAGGCGGATGCACGATTGCACCGGCTGGGTCGAATGATGCCCTGATGCCGATCTTACTTCTGTTGTCTCTGAGTGTGTTGTGCTGGAGAGCTCGAAGGCGTGTTCGCTAGTCTTCCCATCGTTATCCGGCCGAAGTCTTCAGGCAACTGCCTGAAGACTCGGCGAGATAGCCGTGCATCTATGGTTTCTGTTGCATCAGTTCTCTATGAGCTTTTGGGGCACAGGCCTATCTCAGGCTTTTATCGTTCTTCCGTATTTCTTTCCAGTCTGGCCATAGGAGCGATTTTCTTTGTCGTGTTGCCTTTGCTGGCGGCTGTCCAGCCGTTGCCTTGGGAACGGATGCTGTCTATGGCATTCCTCACGGCTGTAGTGTGGCAGCCGATTGTCGAGGAGCTTTTGTTCCGAGGATGCATGCAGGGCGTTCTGATACGCCGTGCCTGGGGGCGCCGCACGGTCATTGGGTTAAGCACGGCGAACCTTTTGACGTCGATCGTATTCGTCATTGCCCACATCCCGACACACCCGCTTCTTTGGGCAGTACTCACGCTGTTCCCTTCTCTCGTTTTTGGAATTCTGCGCGATCGATCGGGGTCGGTGATTCCGTCTATCGCGCTCCATATTTTTTATAACATAGGCTATTTTCTTATTGCCGGAGGCTCCGCCATTGTCTAAATGCGGGTGACTGGTTTTTAAGGGAAGCGCTGCTCATGTTCTATCCCATAGCAGCCCAGATTTTCTGTGCGTTCTCACCGGTGAAGGTCATGTCGTCTTGTGCAGAGGAGCTGCGCTCGAAATAGAGATGCAGTAAGCCTCCACCAAAATGGGCTTCGCGAACGAGATCCAGATTTATCGCCACCTCACCTGCGCGTTCCTCATCCTTCACTTTGATAAATCGCATGATTGGGTTCTCTTGGTTGTAATCTCCTCATGGGGCGTCGACGTGACGGATGTCTATTTAGAGCAGGCCGCGCTCGATTTCATGCAGGTAGAGAAAGTTCGGTGCTTTCACGCCTGCGTTTTTTCTAATCTCGACCAGCTCAGGCGACTCGAAGAAGCGGTGAGCATTATCTAAAGACGACCACTCTGAAAAATGCACAATGCGGTTGGCGTCGCGGTCGTAGCGCAGAAGCTGGTAGCTGATTTCTCCAGCGGCCTTTCTGATGGCGGCCGCCTGGTCGAAAATCGTTTTCCAGGCTTGGTAGGACTCGACTTCATGAATAATCAACACATATGGCATGAGGGCTCCATGCGCAAAAGACCGGTTCAGATGACTGAGATAGGCCGAGGGCAGTCTACTGCATACCGCGAAGCGGATGCATCATGCCTGTCTGTAGGACGTTGGCTCCAGATGGATTAGCTGGTGCGTTTCAGCAGTGCGGCGAAGCGTGCGAAGGGTGTGAAGGTTGAAGGGCGGTCCTGCGTCTGGCTTGCCGGGGCTTCATCCGGCGTGGCGGTTACTTGATGCCGCTGGTGTTCATTGTCATGGCAATAGAGGCAGAGTAATTCCCAGTTGCTGCCATCGGGCGGATTATTGTGATGGTTATGGTCCTTATGATGGACGGTGAGCTGGCTCAGCTTCTTGCCGTCAAACTCGCGCCCGCAGTGGGCGCAGAGCCACGGGAATAGTTTGAGCGCCTGTTCGCGAAAGGTCTGTTTCCGTTGAGGCCGGTTGTCCGGTATCATGCGAGCCTCGCAGTGAACAGCAACTCGATACGTATCTATCTTACCGCAAGGCGCAGGAGAAGTCCTATGCTGGGGCCCACGTTCAGTGAGCTGTCCGGCCCCGCAAGTGGAGCTACCGGTGAATGTGAGCGGTTGCTGTCGAAATGCGAGAGAGAATAGGGACCGAAGGTCTGTTTCAGCTGCCTTGGGGGAAGGAGGTAATATTTTCCCTTCCCCCAAATTAACTCCTTTGCAGACTCCGTCCGATAAAGTACAATAGCCCCGCTTCCCACAGCCGACATTTCTCACTTTACATGTATATGTGAAGAAGGCGGTGAACGATGAGAGCGATCTATGACTAGACCATCCGGCGATTCCATCAGCGCGCAGCCTGAATCGGAGACTATTCAATGGGCCACCGCGATCCCGTTTTTTCTTGTTCATCTGATGAGCCTTTGGGCCTTCCAGACGGGCATCAGCATTGAACTGGTTGTGCTGGCTCTTGCCAGTTATTACCTGAGGATGCTGGCCATCACCGCGGGGTATCACCGCTACTTTTCCCACCGCTCCTATAAAACTAGCCGGGTCTTTCAGTTTCTTTTGGCCGTGCTGGCCATGACGTCGGCGCAGAAGGGGGTGTTGTGGTGGGCCGCCCACCATCGGCATCATCACAAGCATTCCGATCAGGCATTAGATCGCCACTCTCCAGTGCAGCGAGGGTTCTGGTACTCCCATGTCGGCTGGCTGTTGACCAACGAATCCGATGAGACCGAGTTCGCCATCGTGAAGGACTTGGCGAAATATCCGGAGCTGCGCCTGCTCAACCGGTTTCACTATGTGCCGCCCTTTTTGTACGCGCTGCTGATTTACGCGATTTGGGGGTTCCCGGGGCTCATCTGGGGATTCTTCATTTCCACGACGATGCTCTATCACTGCACGTTCTTTATCAACTCGCTGACCCACATTATCGGTCGTGTGCGATACGACTCCCGCGATGGCAGCCGAAATAGCTTTATTCTGGCGATTCTCTGTTGCGGGGAAGGCTGGCACAACAACCATCACTACTACCAATCGTCGGTCAATCAGGGATGGCGCTGGTGGGAGATCGACTTTTCCTATTACTTGTTGGTCGTGCTGTCCTGGTTCCGGATTGTATGGGATCTCCGAACCGTTCCCGATCACATCAAGAACAATACCTACGCTCCTAGCAGCTAGATACTCCAAGGGCGTTCCGCGGCGCGGTCGATCTTTTGCGCGTGGCACTCACATGCCGATTTTTGAAAAATCGATATGTCCACGCTCAACGTTTGTGCTCACGAGTTGTACGTGCAGCCGGTCTCCCACGTCGATGCCGTTCGCACCCGTCGTCAGCTTCCCTTCCACCGGCGGATCCAGGATCCGTACCCAGGTACCCTTGTCTGAGGCGCCTGTCACAATTGCGTCGAACCGTTGCCCGATCATCGGCTCCAGCAAGAGGGCGGCGGCGGATTTCCGAAGCTGCCGCTCGACCCGCTCGGCATCGTCTTCCTTCTCTGTGCAGTGGCCGGCCAGATACTCTAATTCATCGAGGCGATAGGGGGACGGCGAGCCGGCCAGCGCCGCCTTGACCAATCGCTGCGTGATCAGGTCGGGGAAGCGCCGGTTGGGCGCGGTGGAGTGGGTGTAGCCCTTGACGGCAAGGCCAAAATGCTCCGGTGCGCCGTCCAGCGAACGGTCGAGGACATATTCGCCCCGGCCGATCAGTTTCACAATCGACAGGGACAGATCCGGGAATCTGAGAGGATCGACTTGCTGCTGTTTGACGAGGAACGCTTCGAGCGCCTGAGAGTTTGGTTCTCCCGGCAAGGATTCGCCCCAGCCAGCCGCGACCTCGACGATCCGTTGCCAGCGGTCAGGCGAGCGGAGTATGCGGCGGAATGACGGCACGCCTTTGCTTTTCAAATAGGCCGCTGTGGCCTGGTTGGCCGCAATCATGAAATCTTCGATCAATTCCTTCGCGCGGTTCTTCTCCTCGACTCTGAGGGCCGTCAGCATCTCATCTTGAAAGACCGCGTGCGGCTCAATCGTTTCAAGGCTGAGCGCGCCATGCTTGTGTCGCCGGGCTTTGAGCCGTTGCGCCACTCGATCTTGCAGGCGAAGCTGAGCGTCAAGCCCTGGCACGGCTGTCATCCGTTCGGGCGCCGGTCCGGCTCCTGTCAGCCACGCCGCCACCGCGTTATACGCTAGCTTGGCATGGTTATGGACTCGAGCTCGGTAGAGGGTGGAGCGGAGCACCGTTCCGTCCTCCGCAACTGAAAATTCCACGACGAGCGCGAGGCGGTCCTGCCCTTCGCCCAGCGACGTCAGATCCGTCGAGAGTTTTTCCGGCAGCATGGGGAAGAGCTCGCCGGATGTATAGACGGATGTCGTATTGTGCCGGGCATGCGCATCCAAGGCGGAATCTTTCGGAACCAGCGCGTCCACATCGGCAATCGCGACCAGGATATTCACCGACCGGTTCGGTTGCGGCGTCGCGACCGTGAGCTGGTCCAAGTCCCGAGAATCGTCATTGTCGATCGATGCCCACTGCAGCGCCCTCAGATCGCGCAGGGAAGAAGAGTGATCGGAGGCG
Proteins encoded in this region:
- a CDS encoding hypothetical protein (Evidence 4 : Unknown function but conserved in other organisms; MaGe:77308187) is translated as MRFIKVKDEERAGEVAINLDLVREAHFGGGLLHLYFERSSSAQDDMTFTGENAQKIWAAMG
- a CDS encoding membrane protein of unknown function (Evidence 5 : Unknown function; MaGe:77308186), with product MLPLLAAVQPLPWERMLSMAFLTAVVWQPIVEELLFRGCMQGVLIRRAWGRRTVIGLSTANLLTSIVFVIAHIPTHPLLWAVLTLFPSLVFGILRDRSGSVIPSIALHIFYNIGYFLIAGGSAIV
- a CDS encoding hypothetical protein (Evidence 5 : Unknown function; MaGe:77308190), whose amino-acid sequence is MSAVGSGAIVLYRTESAKELIWGKGKYYLLPPRQLKQTFGPYSLSHFDSNRSHSPVAPLAGPDSSLNVGPSIGLLLRLAVR
- a CDS encoding Antibiotic biosynthesis monooxygenase (MaGe:77308188), which produces MPYVLIIHEVESYQAWKTIFDQAAAIRKAAGEISYQLLRYDRDANRIVHFSEWSSLDNAHRFFESPELVEIRKNAGVKAPNFLYLHEIERGLL
- a CDS encoding Putative exoribonuclease II (Evidence 3 : Putative function from multiple computational evidences; MaGe:77308192), producing MTNRSDLKNIARRTMLERGLWPEFSAASMAELSRIHAPASDHSSSLRDLRALQWASIDNDDSRDLDQLTVATPQPNRSVNILVAIADVDALVPKDSALDAHARHNTTSVYTSGELFPMLPEKLSTDLTSLGEGQDRLALVVEFSVAEDGTVLRSTLYRARVHNHAKLAYNAVAAWLTGAGPAPERMTAVPGLDAQLRLQDRVAQRLKARRHKHGALSLETIEPHAVFQDEMLTALRVEEKNRAKELIEDFMIAANQATAAYLKSKGVPSFRRILRSPDRWQRIVEVAAGWGESLPGEPNSQALEAFLVKQQQVDPLRFPDLSLSIVKLIGRGEYVLDRSLDGAPEHFGLAVKGYTHSTAPNRRFPDLITQRLVKAALAGSPSPYRLDELEYLAGHCTEKEDDAERVERQLRKSAAALLLEPMIGQRFDAIVTGASDKGTWVRILDPPVEGKLTTGANGIDVGDRLHVQLVSTNVERGHIDFSKIGM
- a CDS encoding Putative HNH nuclease YajD (Evidence 3 : Putative function from multiple computational evidences; MaGe:77308189); this translates as MIPDNRPQRKQTFREQALKLFPWLCAHCGREFDGKKLSQLTVHHKDHNHHNNPPDGSNWELLCLYCHDNEHQRHQVTATPDEAPASQTQDRPSTFTPFARFAALLKRTS
- a CDS encoding Fatty acid desaturase (MaGe:77308191), which encodes MTRPSGDSISAQPESETIQWATAIPFFLVHLMSLWAFQTGISIELVVLALASYYLRMLAITAGYHRYFSHRSYKTSRVFQFLLAVLAMTSAQKGVLWWAAHHRHHHKHSDQALDRHSPVQRGFWYSHVGWLLTNESDETEFAIVKDLAKYPELRLLNRFHYVPPFLYALLIYAIWGFPGLIWGFFISTTMLYHCTFFINSLTHIIGRVRYDSRDGSRNSFILAILCCGEGWHNNHHYYQSSVNQGWRWWEIDFSYYLLVVLSWFRIVWDLRTVPDHIKNNTYAPSS
- a CDS encoding Putative Thermitase (Evidence 3 : Putative function from multiple computational evidences; MaGe:77308185) is translated as MASRRSCSRSKGIVGSYVRRRQAAWLSLCILVALSSFGGIWANAETARSARPDRGATVGSGGHNMQGRYKDGEVIVKFRNGASGATIAAAEVKTGAHATKSFAAGSHRLHLLKLKKGSSVEDAIAMYRQDPAVEYAEPNYLYELASVPNDTLFSQLWGLHNTGQTVRGVTGAAGADIHAAEAWDITTGSPNVVIAVIDTGIAYDHPDLAPNMWTNAGEIPNDGIDNDGNGYVDDYHGYDFANNDGDPMDVVHFPTGMLGHGTGLSGTMAAAGNNSLGVTGVMQRAKLMALKAGSGVAFEHVTGDGFIPAGNYAIANGARIINASFGRVGGACSQAEYDMLSAANAAGVMVLAAAGNNTQDNDLVPWYPAQYSVATSCGPALPNVIGVAATNQNDGLSYFSNFGAASVQIAAPGTDETYTTYPTQNVVNILLHTFDSNPAGLGYVFSGVNNSWAFTNAQSVSPPNSLTDSPGGNYLDNTNSFATGPSFSTVGRHGCLLVGDVRLSSAGAGDGILVQASGDGGTTWTRGNRFTASSGGAFTNRPLEEIRDNNSSVRFRMNFFSDNAGAADGAYLDNLRVDCVSGPPSGVTDYGYTGGTSSATAHVSGVVGLLLSVNPGLTVAQIRNAIINTGDVLPSLAGKTLTGRRLNARAALDSINVFAVTVNKAGTGLGTVTSTPNGINCGATCNLQFSGGTSVTLTATASPGSVFSGWSGGGCVGVNTCTLSTTAAVTATFNTAPPPQFTVTVNKVGTGNGTVTSAPAGINCGVACSAQFSGGTTVTLTATPDGGSVFAGWSGGSCAGTGATCEPTTNATVTATFNVAPPTPFTVTVSKNGTGAGIVTSSPAGINCGGTCDAQFNQGTTVTLTATPTAGSVFASWSGGCTGTGTCQVTSTVAVTATFNTMPPSGTFTVTALKAGTGSGTVTSNSAGIDCGGTCSFNFLQGTTVTLSVVADAGSTFSGWSGGGCTGSGTCTVNTAATVTASFDGPVSVGGGAQGSSGGGGGCTIAPAGSNDALMPILLLLSLSVLCWRARRRVR